In a single window of the Cucurbita pepo subsp. pepo cultivar mu-cu-16 chromosome LG18, ASM280686v2, whole genome shotgun sequence genome:
- the LOC111780199 gene encoding probable flavin-containing monooxygenase 1 has translation MAPILSKIAIVGAGVSGIAAAKQLAHHQPVVFEATDCIGGVWKHCSYHSTKLQSPRCDYEFADFPWPNRENADFPSHLEILEYLDSYASHFDLRRFIRFNSKVIAVRFISDVSANGDSGEYGVLLPGRPVWEISVMDTESGTIQLYEVEMVVMCIGKYGDIARLPEFPSGRGPEKFAGKVMHSLDYCKLGKEEARELVKGKRVAVIGYKKSAIDLAVECAQTNEGEEEGQACTMVVRGLHWTVPHYWVWGLPFFFFFSTRSSQFLHERPNQTFLKTLICLLLSPIKQGVSKFIESYLTWKMPLVKYGLKPEHPFLEDYASCQMAIMPETFFRHADEGKIVIKKASKWWFWNGGIEFDDGSRSEFDVVIMATGFDGKKKLNDIFPPQFRTFLHYPSGMMPLYRGTINLMIPNMAFVGYLESVANLHTSEIRSIWLARLVDEKFKLPETRKMVEQINEEMEVMKRTTRFYKRHCISTYSINHSDQMCEEMGWKPWRKNTWFSEAFSPYGSQDYNKTTTTTK, from the exons ATGGCTCCTATTCTCTCCAAAATCGCCATCGTCGGCGCCGGCGTAAGCGGCATCGCCGCCGCCAAGCAACTAGCTCACCACCAGCCGGTCGTCTTCGAGGCTACTGATTGCATCGGCGGAGTTTGGAAGCATTGTTCTTATCACTCCACGAAGCTTCAGTCGCCTCGCTGCGATTACGAGTTCGCCGATTTCCCCTGGCCGAACAGAGAAAACGCCGATTTTCCTTCTCATCTCGAGATTTTGGAGTATTTAGATTCCTACGCTAGTCATTTCGATCTCCGCCGCTTCATTCGATTCAATTCGAAAGTCATTGCCGTTCGATTCATTAGCGATGTTTCCGCTAATGGAGACTCCGGCGAGTACGGAGTGTTGCTCCCTGGTCGTCCTGTTTGGGAGATTTCTGTTATGGATACTGAATCTGGAACTATTCAG TTGTATGAAGTAGAGATGGTTGTGATGTGCATCGGAAAGTACGGCGATATCGCAAGGCTTCCGGAGTTTCCGAGCGGCAGAGGACCAGAGAAATTCGCCGGTAAGGTGATGCACTCTCTGGATTATTGCAAGCTTGGAAAGGAAGAAGCAAGGGAGTTGGTGAAGGGCAAGAGAGTTGCAGTCATTGGCTACAAGAAATCGGCCATCGATTTGGCTGTTGAATGCGCCCAAACAAATGAAg GCGAAGAAGAAGGACAAGCGTGTACGATGGTGGTGCGAGGGTTACACTGGACAGTGCCACATTATTGGGTTTGGGGTTtgccattcttcttcttcttctccaccagaTCTTCTCAGTTCCTCCATGAAAGACCTAACCAGACCTTCCTCAAGACTCTCATCTGCCTCCTCTTGTCTCCCATC AAGCAGGGAGTTTCGAAGTTCATAGAATCATATCTGACGTGGAAGATGCCACTGGTGAAGTACGGGTTGAAGCCGGAGCATCCATTTCTGGAGGACTACGCCTCCTGCCAGATGGCAATCATGCCGGAAACCTTTTTCCGCCACGCCGACGAGGGTAAAATCGTCATTAAAAAAGCCTCCAAATGGTGGTTCTGGAACGGCGGTATCGAGTTTGACGACGGCTCTAGGTCGGAGTTCGACGTCGTCATTATGGCCACCGGCTTCGACGGCAAGAAAAAGCTCAACGACATTTTTCCGCCGCAGTTTCGAACCTTTCTTCACTATCCTTCCGGCATGATGCCCTTATACCG GGGTACGATCAATCTAATGATACCGAACATGGCGTTCGTGGGATATTTGGAGAGCGTGGCCAACCTGCACACGTCGGAGATACGGAGCATATGGCTAGCCCGACTGGTGGACGAGAAGTTCAAGCTGCCCGAGACCCGAAAAATGGTGGAGCAAATAAACGAAGAAATGGAGGTGATGAAGAGGACGACAAGGTTCTACAAAAGGCATTGCATTTCAACTTATAGTATCAATCACAGTGACCAAATGTGCGAGGAAATGGGATGGAAGCCTTGGAGGAAGAACACTTGGTTCTCTGAAGCTTTCTCTCCTTATGGCAGTCAAGACTACAACaaaaccaccaccaccaccaaataa